The following proteins are encoded in a genomic region of Xanthomonas citri pv. mangiferaeindicae:
- a CDS encoding 3-dehydroquinate synthase encodes MSLPLREVAVAGERPYTIHIGPALLDDGALLARHVRGGEAMLVSDRHVAPLYADRVAAALQAARPDLRVHRHVLPAGESAKTLAHFTQVVDAMAQARLRRDATLFALGGGVIGDLAGFAAACWMRGIDCVQLPTTLLAMVDSSVGGKTAVDLPQGKNLVGAFHPPRAVIADTAALRTLPARELRAGLAEVVKYGAIADAPFLDWLDAQAPALLAMDEAALAEAVARSCAHKAAIVARDPFEHGERALLNFGHTFGHAIETEQGYGGLNHGEAVAVGMVLAARLSEALGLSPADDTARLIALLSRLQLPVALPAGLDSERLLAHMRLDKKAQAGGLRFIVWSGAGRAQVLADVPESAVIGVLRAG; translated from the coding sequence ATGTCCTTACCGCTTCGTGAAGTCGCCGTCGCCGGCGAACGCCCCTACACCATCCACATCGGCCCGGCGCTGCTCGACGATGGCGCGCTGCTTGCCCGACACGTGCGCGGTGGCGAGGCGATGCTGGTCAGCGATCGCCACGTCGCCCCGCTCTACGCCGACCGGGTCGCCGCCGCGCTGCAGGCCGCCCGGCCGGACCTGCGCGTGCATCGCCATGTGTTGCCGGCCGGCGAGTCGGCCAAGACCCTGGCCCATTTCACCCAGGTCGTCGATGCGATGGCGCAGGCGCGGCTGCGCCGCGATGCGACCCTGTTCGCCCTGGGCGGCGGCGTGATTGGCGACCTGGCCGGCTTCGCCGCCGCGTGCTGGATGCGCGGCATCGACTGCGTGCAACTGCCGACCACGCTGCTGGCCATGGTCGATTCGTCGGTCGGCGGCAAGACCGCGGTCGACCTGCCGCAAGGCAAGAACCTGGTCGGCGCCTTCCATCCGCCGCGCGCGGTGATTGCCGATACCGCGGCGCTGCGCACTCTGCCGGCGCGCGAACTGCGCGCAGGGCTCGCCGAAGTGGTCAAGTACGGCGCGATCGCCGATGCGCCGTTCCTCGACTGGCTCGATGCACAGGCACCGGCGCTGCTGGCCATGGACGAGGCCGCGCTGGCCGAAGCGGTCGCGCGCAGTTGCGCGCACAAGGCTGCGATCGTCGCGCGCGATCCGTTCGAGCACGGCGAGCGCGCCCTGCTCAACTTCGGCCACACCTTCGGCCACGCGATCGAGACCGAGCAGGGCTACGGCGGACTCAACCACGGCGAGGCGGTCGCGGTCGGCATGGTGCTCGCCGCGCGTCTGTCGGAGGCGCTGGGCCTGTCGCCGGCCGACGACACCGCACGCCTGATCGCGCTGCTGTCCCGCCTGCAGTTGCCGGTCGCGCTGCCGGCAGGCCTCGACTCCGAGCGCCTGCTGGCGCATATGCGGCTCGACAAGAAGGCCCAGGCCGGCGGCCTGCGCTTCATCGTCTGGTCCGGCGCCGGCCGCGCCCAGGTGCTGGCCGACGTGCCCGAAAGCGCGGTCATCGGCGTGTTGCGCGCCGGCTGA
- the aroK gene encoding shikimate kinase (catalyzes the formation of shikimate 3-phosphate from shikimate in aromatic amino acid biosynthesis), with translation MHCAPNLVLVGPMGAGKSSIGRRLAARFGLAFVDVDHEIEVRTGATIATIFDCEGEAGFRAREQAALAAVLEGTRQIIATGGGAVLDAENRQRMRARGFVVHMHADVDTQLARLARDRARPLIAGDDRSEVLHRLAQVRAPLYAQAAHLRFDTGAYGCAEAAAALGHLVETHWRPATSPTPDPPAA, from the coding sequence ATGCACTGTGCTCCCAACCTCGTGCTCGTCGGTCCGATGGGCGCCGGCAAGTCGTCGATCGGCCGCCGCCTGGCTGCCCGCTTCGGGCTGGCGTTCGTCGATGTCGACCACGAAATCGAGGTCCGCACCGGCGCGACGATCGCCACGATCTTCGACTGCGAAGGCGAGGCGGGCTTCCGCGCGCGCGAGCAGGCGGCGCTGGCCGCGGTGCTCGAGGGCACCCGCCAGATCATCGCGACCGGCGGCGGCGCGGTCCTCGACGCCGAGAACCGGCAGCGCATGCGCGCGCGCGGCTTCGTGGTCCATATGCATGCCGATGTCGACACCCAGCTTGCACGCCTGGCCCGCGACCGGGCACGGCCGTTGATCGCTGGCGACGATCGCAGCGAGGTGCTGCATCGGTTGGCCCAGGTGCGCGCGCCGCTGTATGCGCAGGCCGCCCATCTGCGCTTCGACACTGGCGCCTACGGTTGCGCGGAAGCCGCTGCCGCGCTCGGCCACCTGGTCGAGACCCATTGGCGACCCGCCACGTCCCCGACACCGGACCCGCCGGCCGCATGA
- a CDS encoding kinase codes for MAAPPSPAQWSDALVARVLDDALRQGARVLGISGLQGTGKSTLATQLAAAGRARGLAIAVLSLDDLYLDHRARQRLARTVHPLLATRGPPGTHEVAFGCALLDTLRAGGSTRLPRFDKGRDDRRPAADWASAGPVALTVFEGWCLGATPEPAEALAAPINALERDEDPDGTWRHWCNTALARDYPALWRRVDRLLFLQPPGFEVVPTWRWQQEQALRSAAPDRAGMDRAQVERFVQHYERVSRRLLRTLPDTADVVIALDAQRRVRLPG; via the coding sequence ATGGCCGCCCCGCCCTCACCTGCGCAATGGTCCGACGCGCTCGTCGCGCGCGTGCTCGACGACGCCTTGCGGCAAGGGGCGCGCGTGCTCGGCATCAGTGGCCTGCAGGGCACAGGCAAGTCGACGCTGGCCACCCAGCTCGCCGCCGCCGGTCGGGCGCGCGGCCTGGCGATCGCGGTGCTCTCGCTCGACGACCTCTATCTCGACCACCGTGCCCGGCAGCGCCTGGCCCGCACCGTGCACCCGCTGCTCGCCACCCGCGGCCCGCCGGGCACGCATGAGGTCGCGTTCGGCTGCGCGCTGCTCGATACGCTGCGAGCGGGCGGCAGCACCCGGTTGCCGCGCTTCGACAAGGGACGCGACGACCGGCGGCCGGCCGCGGACTGGGCGAGTGCCGGCCCGGTCGCGCTGACCGTGTTCGAGGGCTGGTGCCTGGGCGCGACACCTGAGCCTGCGGAGGCGCTGGCCGCGCCGATCAACGCCTTGGAGCGCGACGAAGATCCCGACGGCACCTGGCGCCACTGGTGCAACACCGCGCTCGCCCGCGACTACCCCGCACTGTGGCGGCGCGTGGACCGGCTGCTGTTCCTGCAGCCGCCAGGTTTCGAGGTGGTGCCGACCTGGCGCTGGCAGCAGGAGCAGGCGCTGCGCAGTGCGGCGCCCGATCGGGCGGGCATGGACCGCGCCCAGGTCGAACGCTTCGTGCAGCACTACGAGCGCGTCAGCCGACGACTGCTGCGTACCTTGCCGGATACCGCCGATGTCGTGATCGCGCTGGACGCGCAGCGGCGCGTACGCCTGCCCGGCTGA
- a CDS encoding pyridoxamine 5'-phosphate oxidase codes for MTTPCAALLTEALSTFSVLFDEAAAAGEPDRTAMTVATAALDGRPSARVVLLKAWDERGFVFYTHLDGRKGRELQDNPQAALLFHWPRVRHGVQVRIEGPVVIVGDEEADAYFASRPRGSQLGAWASRQSEELDDRATFEQRLDDVAREFEGRDVPRPPRWSGLRVRPDRMEFWYGADYRLHERWLYECDAAGNCRKRMLYP; via the coding sequence ATGACCACGCCCTGCGCCGCCCTGCTGACCGAAGCCCTGTCCACGTTCTCCGTGCTGTTCGACGAGGCCGCCGCGGCCGGCGAGCCCGACCGCACCGCGATGACCGTCGCTACCGCCGCCCTTGACGGGCGCCCCTCGGCGCGGGTCGTGCTGCTCAAGGCCTGGGACGAGCGCGGTTTCGTGTTCTACACCCATCTCGATGGCCGCAAGGGCCGCGAGCTGCAAGACAACCCGCAGGCGGCATTGCTGTTCCATTGGCCACGCGTGCGCCACGGCGTGCAGGTCCGCATCGAGGGGCCGGTGGTGATCGTCGGCGACGAGGAGGCCGACGCGTACTTCGCGTCGCGTCCGCGTGGCAGCCAGCTCGGCGCCTGGGCGTCGCGGCAGTCGGAGGAGCTCGACGACCGCGCGACCTTCGAGCAGCGGCTCGACGATGTCGCCCGCGAGTTCGAAGGGCGCGACGTGCCACGCCCGCCACGCTGGTCGGGCCTGCGCGTCCGTCCCGACCGCATGGAGTTTTGGTACGGCGCCGACTATCGCCTGCACGAGCGCTGGCTCTACGAATGCGATGCCGCCGGCAACTGCCGCAAGCGGATGCTGTATCCGTAG
- a CDS encoding 3-beta hydroxysteroid dehydrogenase, with protein MQRIAIVGVTGRVGSRLARELLARGHRVTGIARNTADVPPQAGLRLQSADASRSESLAPVLAGHDVVVSAARFDGGPSAQVVVDAVRAAGVPRLLVVGGAGSLEVAPGVALIDTPEFPEAYRAEAAAGRAFLQALRDVADLDWTFVSPAAVFEPGERTGVFRVGGDSLPVDAQGRSAISMEDYAIAFADEIERPAHPRQRISVGY; from the coding sequence ATGCAACGCATCGCCATTGTCGGCGTGACCGGTCGGGTCGGCTCGCGCCTTGCGCGCGAACTGCTCGCGCGTGGCCACCGCGTCACCGGCATCGCCCGCAACACCGCCGATGTCCCGCCGCAGGCGGGGTTGCGCCTGCAGTCCGCCGATGCCTCGCGCAGCGAGTCGCTTGCGCCGGTGCTGGCCGGGCACGACGTCGTGGTCAGCGCCGCCCGCTTCGACGGGGGGCCGAGTGCGCAGGTCGTCGTCGACGCGGTCCGCGCGGCCGGTGTGCCGAGGCTGCTGGTCGTCGGCGGCGCGGGCAGCCTGGAGGTCGCGCCGGGCGTCGCCTTGATCGACACCCCGGAGTTTCCCGAGGCCTATCGCGCCGAGGCCGCTGCCGGCCGTGCGTTTCTGCAGGCCTTGCGTGACGTCGCCGACCTCGACTGGACCTTCGTCTCGCCGGCGGCCGTGTTCGAGCCCGGCGAGCGCACCGGCGTGTTCCGGGTCGGCGGCGACAGCCTGCCGGTCGACGCCCAGGGCCGTAGTGCGATCTCAATGGAGGATTACGCCATCGCCTTCGCCGACGAGATCGAACGTCCCGCACACCCGCGTCAGCGCATCAGCGTCGGCTACTGA
- a CDS encoding pyrroline-5-carboxylate reductase, which translates to MPQASVFDPDATTAFVGGGNMARSLIGGLLARDADPRTIRVADPNAGTRDALARDFGILTFETAAEAVAGASTWVLATKPQVLREVCEALAPLAAETRPLVLSIAAGITAAQLERWLGGGVAVVRTMPNTPALLGAGVTGLFANAQVDPAGRQRADALLRSAGPTVWIEDEARMDAVTAVSGSGPAYVFLLAEAMEAAAIAQGLPAADARTLVLQTVLGAARMLTESDEAPAALRQRVTSPGGTTQAAIETFEAGGLRALVAEAIASAARRGAELSAAND; encoded by the coding sequence ATGCCCCAAGCCTCCGTCTTCGATCCCGACGCCACGACCGCTTTTGTGGGCGGCGGCAACATGGCACGCAGCCTGATCGGCGGGCTGCTCGCGCGCGACGCCGACCCGCGCACGATCCGCGTCGCCGATCCCAATGCCGGCACCCGCGACGCGCTCGCCCGCGACTTCGGCATCCTGACGTTCGAGACCGCCGCCGAGGCCGTCGCCGGCGCCAGTACCTGGGTACTGGCAACCAAACCGCAGGTGCTGCGCGAGGTCTGCGAAGCGCTCGCGCCGCTGGCCGCCGAAACGCGTCCGCTGGTGCTGTCGATCGCGGCCGGCATCACCGCCGCACAGCTCGAGCGCTGGCTCGGCGGCGGGGTCGCGGTCGTGCGCACGATGCCCAACACCCCTGCCCTGCTCGGCGCCGGCGTGACCGGCCTGTTCGCCAACGCACAGGTCGACCCTGCCGGGCGCCAGCGCGCCGATGCCTTGCTGCGCAGCGCCGGGCCCACGGTCTGGATCGAGGACGAAGCACGCATGGACGCGGTCACTGCGGTCTCGGGCAGCGGCCCGGCCTATGTCTTCCTGCTCGCCGAGGCCATGGAGGCGGCGGCCATCGCCCAGGGCCTGCCGGCTGCCGACGCGCGCACGCTGGTGCTGCAGACCGTGCTCGGTGCGGCGCGCATGCTCACCGAGAGCGACGAAGCGCCCGCCGCACTGCGCCAGCGCGTGACCTCGCCAGGCGGCACCACCCAGGCGGCGATCGAGACCTTCGAGGCCGGCGGGCTGCGCGCCCTGGTCGCCGAAGCGATCGCGAGCGCGGCGCGCCGCGGCGCCGAACTGTCGGCCGCCAATGACTGA
- a CDS encoding twitching motility protein PilT: MDIAELLAFSVKNKASDLHLSAGLPPMIRVDGDVRRINIPALDHKQVHALIYDIMSDKQRRDYEEFLEVDFSFEIPGLARFRVNAFNQNRGAGAVFRTIPSEVLTLDDLNCPPIFRQLIDQPQGLILVTGPTGSGKSTTLAAMLDHINKNEYAHILSVEDPIEFVHTSQKCLVNQREVHRDTHGFNEALRSALREDPDYILVGELRDLETIRLALTAAETGHLVFGTLHTSSAAKTIDRIIDVFPAGEKAMVRSMLSESLRAVISQALLKKVGGGRTAAWEIMVGIPAIRNLIREDKVAQMYSAIQTGQQSGMMTLDQHLQDLVRRGVVARAQAKEHAKDKRLFE; the protein is encoded by the coding sequence ATGGACATCGCCGAACTGTTGGCGTTCTCGGTCAAGAACAAGGCCTCCGACCTGCACCTGTCGGCCGGCCTGCCGCCGATGATCCGCGTCGACGGCGACGTGCGGCGCATCAACATTCCCGCACTCGACCACAAGCAGGTGCATGCGCTGATCTACGACATCATGTCGGACAAGCAGCGGCGCGATTACGAGGAGTTCCTCGAGGTCGACTTCTCATTCGAGATCCCGGGCCTGGCGCGGTTCCGCGTCAACGCGTTCAATCAGAACCGCGGCGCCGGTGCGGTGTTCCGCACGATTCCGTCCGAGGTGCTGACCCTCGACGACCTCAACTGTCCGCCGATCTTCCGCCAGCTGATCGACCAGCCGCAGGGCCTGATCCTGGTGACCGGGCCGACCGGCTCGGGCAAGTCGACCACGCTGGCGGCGATGCTCGACCACATCAACAAGAACGAGTACGCGCACATCCTGTCGGTCGAAGATCCGATCGAGTTCGTGCACACCTCGCAAAAGTGCCTGGTCAACCAGCGCGAAGTCCACCGCGACACCCATGGCTTCAACGAGGCGCTGCGCTCGGCGCTGCGCGAGGACCCCGATTACATCCTGGTCGGCGAATTGCGCGATCTGGAGACCATCCGTCTGGCGCTGACCGCCGCCGAGACCGGCCACCTGGTGTTCGGCACCCTGCACACCAGCTCGGCGGCCAAGACCATCGATCGCATCATCGATGTCTTCCCGGCCGGCGAGAAGGCGATGGTGCGCTCGATGCTGTCCGAAAGCTTGCGCGCGGTGATCTCCCAGGCCCTGCTCAAGAAGGTCGGCGGCGGCCGCACGGCGGCCTGGGAGATCATGGTCGGCATCCCGGCGATCCGGAACCTGATCCGCGAGGACAAGGTCGCGCAGATGTACTCGGCGATCCAGACCGGACAGCAGTCGGGCATGATGACCCTCGACCAGCATCTCCAGGACCTGGTCCGGCGCGGCGTCGTCGCGCGCGCCCAGGCCAAGGAACATGCGAAAGACAAGCGACTTTTCGAATGA